In bacterium, the genomic stretch GTCTCGACGTCGACGGCCGCCGTGCCGAGAGGCGTGCGGTAGCCGCTGCCGGCGTAGACGGAGACGCCGGTGAAGCCGGGCGTGGTGTGGTTGGTGCCGAGGATCACGATCAGATCGTAGGCATGGCCCCGCACCTGGTTCCACGCGTCCGCGGCGATCTGCCCCGAATAGATGTAGCCGGCGTGGGGGGCGATCAGGGCCAACGGTTGCTGGCCGGCCGGCCGGGCCGAGGCGAGGAAGGCCTCGACGGCGCCCCGCAGGCGCGCGGGGTCGTCGGGATAGAACGAACCGGCCACCACGGGACGTCGCACCGGAGCCGGCCACGCCGCGCTCGCCCAGGCCAGGCAGACCGCGACGGCGAGCAGCCGCGCCGTCGCGGTCCCGCATCGCCGCCTCATGACCAGACTCCGGCGATACGCTCGCCGCAGGTCTTGCACCTGCCGCGCTCCAGGTCCGACATCTCGACGCTGAACCCCTTGCGCCGGATCAGGATCCTGCCGCAGCCGGGGCACATGGTGTGGTTGCCCGCGTGTCCAGGCACGTTGCCGACGTAGGCGAACTTCAGGCCGTGGTCGATGGCGATCCCGCGCGCCCGTTCCAGGGTCGCCACGGGTGTCGGGGGCAGATGCCGCAGCTTGTATTCGGGATGGAAACGCGTGAAATGCACCGGCACGTCGGGACCGAGCGCGTCCACGACCCAGGCGGCCAGCCCGTGCAGCATGGCGTCGTCGTCGTTCAGGGTGGGCACCACCAGGTTCACCAGCTCCAGGTGGACGCCGCTGCGCGCCACCTGCTCGATGCTGCGCAGCACGGCCTCGAGATCGGCGTCGCAGACGTTGCGGTAGAAATCGGGGCTGTAGCCCTTCAGGTCGATCTTGACGGCGTCGAGCACCTCGCACATCTCCGCCAGGGGCTCGGGACGCATGATCCCGCAACTGACCAGCACGCTGCGCAGGCCCCGTTCGCGCCCCGCGCGGGCGATGTCGGTGAGGTATTCGGTGAAGACGGTGGGCTCGTTGTAGGTGAAGGCGATGACCGGCACGCCCCTGTCACGAGTGCCGTTGGCCACCGATGCCGGCGGGACGACGCGCGTTTCGTAATCCTCGGGCCGCGCCTGGGATATCTCCCAGTTCTGACAGAAGCGGCAGCGCAGGGGGCAACCCGAGGTGGCCAGGGAGAAGGCCTGGGCGCCGGGGAGGAAGTGGTAGAAGGGTTTCTTCTCGATGGGGTCGATGTGGCTCGTGA encodes the following:
- the amrS gene encoding AmmeMemoRadiSam system radical SAM enzyme, whose amino-acid sequence is MAARDLTRREFIELLARLGVAAGAAGCLLSPPWPAGRFLPGAVDAVARTDLDELIRQAPLARYWIAAGAAGENDCLKCHADGEADVAAPYAHKGRQVKCLLCAQECLIADGERGRCRARVNVGGELRTLVYGRPITSHIDPIEKKPFYHFLPGAQAFSLATSGCPLRCRFCQNWEISQARPEDYETRVVPPASVANGTRDRGVPVIAFTYNEPTVFTEYLTDIARAGRERGLRSVLVSCGIMRPEPLAEMCEVLDAVKIDLKGYSPDFYRNVCDADLEAVLRSIEQVARSGVHLELVNLVVPTLNDDDAMLHGLAAWVVDALGPDVPVHFTRFHPEYKLRHLPPTPVATLERARGIAIDHGLKFAYVGNVPGHAGNHTMCPGCGRILIRRKGFSVEMSDLERGRCKTCGERIAGVWS